The DNA window GTTCGCCGAGCGGATCCAGCACGAGTCGACCCGGCTCGGCCGGCTGGTGCAGGAGTTGCTGGAGCTCACCCGGCTCCAGGGGGCCGAGCCGCAGCCCGCACCCGAGCCGGTCTCGGTGGACTGGGTGCTCGCCGAGGTGGTCGACCGGACCCGCACCGCGGCCACCGCCCGCCGGGTTGAGATCGTCGTGGGCGGGCAGCGGGGCCTGACCGTGTACGGCAGTGACAGCCAACTCGCCACCGCGGTCGCGAACCTGGTGGAGAACGCGGTCAACTACTCGGCCGAGGACACCACGGTCCGGGTGACCGTGCGGGGTGCCGAGGAGCACGTCGAGATCGCGGTGGCCGACCAGGGAATCGGCATCGCCCCCAACGAGGTCGACCGGATCTTCGAGCGCTTCTACCGCGCCGACCAGGCCCGCTCGCGCTCGACCGGCGGCACCGGCCTGGGTCTGGCCATCGTCAAACACATCGCCAGCAACCATGGCGGCCGGGTGGACGTGTCGAGCACCCTTGGGGGTGGGTCGACGTTCACCCTCCGGCTGCCTGCCCGCCCCCCGGACGACCTGGAGGCGACACTCGCCTCCGCTGGGATCGAGGCCGGCCCGGCCGAGCTCCGG is part of the Micromonospora sp. WMMD980 genome and encodes:
- a CDS encoding ATP-binding protein — protein: MLSGPVGEWRRRRASRGGGTSRRDAGRPTIPDEAQGGLSGLGRKTIDSLRAGVVVLDSDDVPVLVNPAARAMGLLRAGAAPGSIAAHPLIRTLAGQVRRTGVRREIELDLPRGRDSAGDNPLGVHLRAMGLGAGYISIEAVDVTESHRLARVRRDFVANVSHELKTPIGALQLLAEALVDATEPAGDGAPDLSEDLVAARRFAERIQHESTRLGRLVQELLELTRLQGAEPQPAPEPVSVDWVLAEVVDRTRTAATARRVEIVVGGQRGLTVYGSDSQLATAVANLVENAVNYSAEDTTVRVTVRGAEEHVEIAVADQGIGIAPNEVDRIFERFYRADQARSRSTGGTGLGLAIVKHIASNHGGRVDVSSTLGGGSTFTLRLPARPPDDLEATLASAGIEAGPAELRQV